One window of Candidatus Nealsonbacteria bacterium CG07_land_8_20_14_0_80_39_13 genomic DNA carries:
- the rplI gene encoding 50S ribosomal protein L9, translating to MKVILLQDIENLGKKLDVKEVKDGYARNFLIPKNLVKLATKQSLIWLETQKEIMAKVAEGELEETQKKVSAIDGQEITIMTKVGKKEELFESISSQKIAEELKKIGIEIEKKQVDLETPIKKLGAYQVKIKFEHNLEAEIKVIISAEEEKEAEI from the coding sequence ATGAAAGTCATATTATTACAAGATATTGAAAATTTGGGGAAAAAACTTGACGTTAAGGAAGTCAAAGATGGCTATGCCAGAAATTTTTTAATTCCTAAAAATCTGGTAAAATTGGCGACTAAACAATCTTTAATTTGGCTTGAAACTCAAAAAGAAATAATGGCTAAGGTGGCGGAGGGAGAACTGGAGGAGACGCAGAAAAAAGTTTCTGCCATTGACGGACAGGAAATAACAATAATGACAAAAGTGGGAAAGAAAGAAGAGCTCTTTGAATCAATCTCTTCCCAAAAAATAGCCGAGGAATTGAAGAAGATCGGAATTGAAATTGAAAAAAAACAGGTTGATCTGGAAACTCCCATCAAGAAATTAGGCGCCTATCAGGTAAAAATTAAATTTGAACATAACTTAGAAGCTGAAATAAAGGTTATTATTTCCGCAGAAGAAGAAAAAGAAGCCGAGATATGA